The Paenibacillus sp. G2S3 region GTTGCTCTCCAGCGTTATATTCCTCATACAACTGAGCCCAGACTAAACATTCATACATGGTCTGCATGGGACTGTCTAAGCCATCTTCACGTGATTTTATAATGGCAGCTGATTTCGCTAATGCCTCACTGGCTTTGCGGTACTCCCCAAATACATAACCTGTCAAATATTGATATATCCAGACCAATTCTTGTATAAAATCAAAGGTATCTCCATGAACCGACTGTGCAAAATCAGGTTCGCTAATCTCGGCGATGTTAAATGGATCATCTACAGAACGATAACCTGTTAATCGGACTAGAATAGCCACAGCTATGATAGCCTGCTTACAATGAAGACTGTTGTTATGGCGCAGCAAATCTCCGGAATGAATAATTAACCGATCATAGATATCGCCTAACGGATGACCAAATTGCAAAAGGGAGGCACAGTTGATCAGCACATTCTGGTTACCCTTCCATAGGTCACCTGATTCCAGTCCCACTTTACCCGCTTTCTCGGTAAACATAAGGAGCATAGCTGGATCATAATGCCGCCAGCTATCGTAGCACAATGCGAACGAGGCTAAGGTTGTCATATGCACTTTCGGATAGGGTTCCGATAAGCTGCACGCCAGCATGGCCCATTTAAATGTTTCTTCATCATTACGGAAGTAATAGTATTGAAACATTGCATAGCCTATGAATCCAATGGATGCCTCCGGAGTCATCCCATAATCGAGCGTTAATTCAATCATGGTGAAGGAAGAAGCGAGCCACCCTTCGCGATTGACATAGAAGCAGGCATTGCTCGTATGATCTAAGGTGGACATTGCGACTCTACGAGCTTCATCCGTCATTGGCGGTAAAAGATTAAGCGATTCCAGTGAGACCTTCTGTAGTCTGCGCCGCAATCTTAACCATTGAAGCGTCAGTTGAACATAGCTAGGATTAAATTGATGGCTCACTTTCAGTAACGATAAGGTATGTCGACCTAAGGAGATAACTTCTTCATGGTTATCATTACTTGCTTCCAACTGAACCTTCATCGCGTAGATGTAAGCCTTATCTGTATTTGTCGCAGCTTTATGGATTAGCAGATGGAATAATTCATTCGCCTTGTCAAAATGTGAACATAAGTATTCGAGCTCGGCCCTCTCGCGAAATACGCGGAAGGTCAGCTCATAATGCGCCTCCCAACTCCGCTCCTCTAATAGTGCTGTTGCCTTAAGCATATATTGCAAGGAGGTCTCATGAGCGGTTGATTGCTTTGCGCTTATCCCTGCCCGTAAGTTCAGTTCTACCAGTTGAAGCCTCTGTTCCGGGCGATCTATCCACGCAAGCGCCTGATTCAAATGATGGACAGCTTCAAATAGGACTGTGCCTTCACTAACAGGGTTACGATCCAGCAATAGTGACCCAATCCTCCAATGCAGCTCTGGGCGCTCCTCTTCGGGAACAAGAGCATAAGCCGCCCGATGAATGTGGTTGTGCTGGAATTTAAAATGTGTATATTCCTCCCCGTTAACAGGTTGTAGCAAGCGTCCATTTACTGCGACTGCCAACGCTTCGGTCAATGTCTCTGCCGGAATTTCCGTAATTTCGACAAGCGTCCCCACATCGAATATGCTTCCCAGTAAAGCGGCTCTACTAAGTGCATACACCGTCTGATCAGGAAATTGCTGTAATTTACTTGAAAGGTATGCTGCTGCATTATCCGGAACATTCAATTCAGTAATGCGCTGGAGATCCCATTTCCAGCTTCGAATATCCTCGTCAAATTCCACTCGCTGATCATCAATCAAATCCTGAAGGAATTGCTTAATAAATAATGGATTCCCATCTGTCTTATGCAGAAGTACCCGCGCTAGCTTGTCCAAGTCAGCAGCCTCGTAACGCATAACATCCAGTAGCAGTTGTTTTAAATCGGTGAGCTCAAGCGCTTGTAGAGAAATTCTACTTATCACTACGTTGCGGTCTATCAAATGCTTTTCCAGCCTACTGAGTGGGTGCAGCCTCGTAATTTCCCGATCTCGATAGGAAAGAACGATTAGCATATGACTCGTGGCTGTGTCCTCTATAAGTGAAGTGAGATATTGCAGCGATGTTTCATCGGCCCATTGCAGATTGTCCAATATCAAGATCAAAGGATGATCCTCATGAGGAAAAAGTTGAATAAATCGGCTCATGATTAACTGAAATCGATGCTGAGCTTCCAGCGGCGGCAACGGGGGTACGGAAGGCTGGGGGCCAATCAAGAGCTCAAGTTTAGGAACGAGTTCAATCAGCAGTTGCCCGTAAATGTCTACAGCTTCTAAAATACGTAGCTTCCAAACCTCCACCTGCAGCTTCGTTTCCATCAGCAGTTGACTAACCAATTCTTCTATAACTTGATGCCAGATGCCATAAGGGAGTGAGGTATGTAGAGATTCGAATTCGCCTCTGGCGAAAAAACCATCCAAAGAAATCGAATTTCTAAGCGTTTCTTTTATAAAGGTTGTTTTGCCGATACCACTCTCGCCACTAAGCCAGACCGTCTTTACAGCACCTTGTGATGCTCGTTTCAGTGCTTCTCGTAAGCTTAGTTTCTCAAAATGCCTTCCGTAAAATCGTTCCGATACCATCCAGCGTTCCGGAACATCCCAGCTTCCTAACAGGAAAGGCTCGATATACCCGTATTGTTGCAGGTGGGAAAGACATTCTTCAAGATCCGACTTGATTCCAAAGGCGCTGGCATATCTTGCATCAGGCATTTTCTCCATGCATTTGCCAACAATGTCAGAGACAGATAGAGGGATAGCGGGAAACCTGCGATGTAAAGGCTCAGGTGTATCTGCAAGATGACGATATACAATATCAACAACATCATGAAGCTCAAAAGGGCGACGGCCTGAGAGACATTCATACATAATCACTCCAAGCGAATAAAAGTCAGAACGATAGTCCGGGTTCAACCCAGTTCGACCCGTTTGCTCTGGCGATATATAAGGGAGCAAGGCATCCGGTCGCCCGCTTAGGGGTGACAATGGACTGGTATCATTTTCAGTGGAGCACATTCGTATATCAATAAATTTTGTTTCAAAAGTAATTGGATTGACGATTAGATGAGCGGGGGTTAGTTCATTTAGTGTTATTTTCTCACGATGAATTTGCATAAGGCAATCGGCAACAGCGATAGCGATCCGAAGCAGCACTGGAAGCTCCAGTGAATCAGGCGTACGCAGTATCTGATCCAGCGTACGGCCCTCCATATCTTTTAAGAGAAGGACTGGCCGATCCGGCGTGATTTCCAGACTGTATGCCTCGATTGCTCCACGACCGCTAAGTTGCTTAAGCATGTCATACTCATAACGAAAAGCATCAACCATAGTAGATCCCGGGTACTCGCCTGCAGTTGTCTTGGCGATAACCCTAAGGCCATCTTCTTGACGTAGGAGTCTGTACAGCCTGATATCTGAGGTAGTCTCTATCAGATCTAAAGTTTGGTATCCTGGCAACTCAAACATGAACAGCACTCCCTAGTTACAATTAGGTAGACAGAATAAGCCATATCGCAAAGTAATTATACTCATTATATCATCTGATCCCGCCGTGCTACTCTATGTTATATCGAGCTCTACCATCAGTTGTTTGATATAACCTCCTAAAACTTTAGGAGGTGTCCCAAAAGCTATGAACTGGCTGCTGGGACACCTCCTCGTATATAATGCTAATGAACTATTTTACTCATAAGACATTTCATATTTCGTTAGCCCTATCGCGTTTGCATACAGTGCCGCCTGTGTCCGATCATTAACCTGCAGCTTCGCTAAAATCTGGCTGACATGCTTCTTCACCGTGAATTCACTGATAAAAAGACGTGAGGCAATCTCTCTGTTGCACGCACCTTGTCCAAGTTCAATCAGTACTTCCTTCTCTTTCGGCGTCAATTCATCCGTCGAACTACTGCCGTTAATACGCATCTTTTCTTCCATTAGACCAGGATCATAATACTTTCTCCCTTTGTGTACCAACTGGATAGCAAAGAGTAATTCCTCCGGCAATGCCTCTTTCAGGACATATCCATCCACCAGTACTTCTTCAGCCCTCAAGAAATCCTCTCTGCTCGCAGAGGAGGTCAACAGAATGAACTTACTGACTATGCCGTGAGCACGTGCTGTCTTAATAACATCCAATCCCGATTCATCCACAAGCTTAAGATCAATGAGTACAATATCTGGCTTTGTTTCTTTAATCACATCAAGCGCCTCTCGACCATTCGTAGCTTCGCCAGCAAATTGCAAATTCGGTTGCATTGAAATTACAGATGCCAGTCCTCTTCGAACTAAAGGATGATCATCAACAATGACGATTTTCACAGAAACATCTCCCTCTAAAATTCATGCATTCTTTCATTCTCTGAAGTAAATCCTCTTAGGATACCGTCCAATGAACATCTGCCCGTTTAGCGCCCTCCATCTTGAGCAAGATTTCTGACTTAAATCCAACAGCCCCTGCAAGTAAAAGATTAGGAAACGTACTTATCATCGTATTATAGCTTGTCACATTTTCATTATAGAAACGTCTACTAGCAGATAGATTTTCCTCTAAGATATTGATACTTTGTTGCAATTTGATATACCGATCGCTCGCCTTAAGCTCTGGATAATAGTCTGCCTGAATATTGATCGAATGAAGATACTTTTCCATCTCCACATATCTAGTCAGCTTCTCAACCGGAAAATGATGATCTCTTAAACCCTCACGCATTCTATGTACTATCGCCAACGTTTCTTGTTCATGTGTGGCATAAGAAATAACCATCTTCGCAACTTCTGTTAATGCCTCAAACCGATTTTGTAAATAAACTTCTATGGTAGCAAAAGATTCCTTCACACGATTACGCATGCTGACCAATCGAGTGTAAGCAGCCATTAAATAAACTCCGATTATAACCACGATGATCAATCCAATTCCTAACATCTGCATCACCTCTAGTGTATTTGATTGAATGGGCTGGAAGAGTTGGGCCATCTGATTCATTATAATTAAAAGACCTATGCGGTTATAGTGAGCGTTGTCATCACTTCTGTCATATTACAAAATGGATAATTTTATAATATAAGCATGAAAAAGGATTTTCATTAGAGTGCTACTGTTTCTCCAGATTCCCACATAATCTAAGGCAACCTAATTAACCAAGGATGTGTATGCCCGTGAGCAGTGCTGCAGAATCATCACGCTATTTAGAGAGACCCAATTTTCTTGTACTTCTCGTAGATGAGGAGCGATATGCCCCCATTTATGAAAACCCCGAAATTAGAGAATGGCGACGACAGAATCTAGTCACACAGCAATTATTAAAATCCCATAGCCTTGAGTTCCACAGACACTACATTGGAACTACCGCCTGCTGCCCCAGCCGGGCAACGCTGTTTACAGGTCACTATCCATCGCTCCATGGTGTCAGTCAGACCGTAGGAATTGCCAAAGAATCCTTTGATTCCAATATGTTTTGGCTGGATAGGAACACTGTACCTACAATGGGTGACTACTTCCGGGAAGCCGGTTACCAGACCCACTATAAAGGGAAGTGGCATATCTCCAATGAGGATATTATCATTCCCGGGACCCACGACAGCTTGCCCAGCTATCATTCGGTGACAGGCGTCCCTGACAGACATCTTGAAGAGATATATTTACGAGCGAATCGCTTAGACAACTTTGGTTTCTCTGGTTGGGTGGGTCCTGATCCGATTGGAAAAAACCCGCGAAACTCCGCTTCCTCTGCTGCTATCGGATTAAGTGGACGCGACAAGGTCTACGGAGCAGAAACCGTGCAACTCATTCAAGCGCTGGATCGCCAAAAAAACCAGAACAAAAATACTCCACCCTGGCTGCTCGTCTCTTCCCTTGTAAATCCACATGATATTGTTCTATACGGAGCCCTCACTGCACATTTACCTAATTTTAGGTTTGAGGTCGAGCCTATGCCTGCAGTTGCTCCCTCTCCGACGCAAAACGAATCGTTAGCTACCAAGCCGCGTTGCCAAGCCAGCTACCGGGACCTCTATCCAAAGGCTTTGCAGCCTATTATTGACCAACCTTTTTATCGCCAACTGTATTACCAGCTGCAAAAAAATGCTGACCAGCAAATGCTAAAGGTGTTTGAGGCTCTTACTCGTTCTTCTTTCTATGACAATACCATCGTCATCTTTACCTCCGATCATGGAGATTTATTAGGAGCTCATGGCGATCTTCATCAAAAATGGTACTCTGCTTACGAGGAATTTTTGCATGTCCCATTTCTCATCCATAATATACACTTGTTTCCCCAGTCTCAGAATATTCATGCCCTAACAAGCCATGTAGATCTAATTCCTACTATGCTGGGGCTTGCAAATGTGAACATCACAGACATTCAGAGCCGTATGCAAAATAGGTTCAGTGATGCCCGCCCCTTTGTGGGCCGCAACCTTGCACCTCAGATCCTTGGACACAGCCCATCCGCAATCGCTGATACGCCCGTATATTTCATGACCGACGATGATGTTACACGCGGCCAGCATCAAACCAATCCCTTGGGACAACCGTATTCTTCCGTCGTTCAGCCGAACCACATTGAGACGGTTCTAACGTATATTCATAGAAACGGTCGGAAAGAGCTGTGGAAGTTCTCGAGATATTTCGATAACCCTCAATTTTGGAGCCAACCCGGGGTACAGGATGTCACGCTTCAGCCTGTGGAAGGATCAACCGGTGAATTTACCACAAGGGTCAAAACAGAACCCGTACCTGAGGAATTTGAGCTCTATAACTTAACCGAAGACCCATTGGAGACTTACAACCTTGCTCACCCTACTCTGGCAACACAGCAGAGCAGAAGCATTCAGCAATGGATGAACCGTCTGCTTGCAGAGCAACGGAGCCAAAAGCGCTTAACGCCGACCCAGACAGCTACTAAATAAAAACAGGCGAATCATGGTTGAACACACCATAATTCGCCTGTTTTCTTTTGCCTATGGGATTTAATTGTTATCAATAAAAGAAATCAATTGCACGAGATTACCTGCAACTTGGTAAGTTAACCCCAGCATGTAAGTTCCCTTCTCCTCGTTCGATAGATCTATGGTGAATACATCCGGATTAGCTGCCCATTCATTCATATCAAACATGATTTCTTTAGATGTTCTAGTGTTTCTGACCCCAGCTGAATTAGGGATCACTTTACTACCATCGAGCCCTTTCACCGGATTGGTCAATTCAACCACAGGTCCCTTTAATTGTCCTACCTCTACCACTTGAGGGTCAGCCAATAAGCTTGTTAGTTTAGTTAACCCTTGTAATGGGGAGAAATCTGTAATTTCATTTCCAGTAATATCAAGTGTCTCTAGGTTCTTGGCGTACTGTAGCCCTTCCAAGGATCTAGCTCTTCCGGTCTCACTCGTTAACATTGTAAGGTTATACATATCACCTAATGTTAATTCTCCAGTTACACCTAAAGTGGTCTTGATCGAAGCACTTAAATACCGGTCTACAATAGTAATGACTTGCGTAAGATCTATTTCGGTCAGACCCTCTATTGCTTGTTGTAACGCTGCCACGACTGCATCTACTTCACTTTGTGTGACAGAAGGATTAGCCAATGCTGCTTCTGCACCCGAGAGGCTGGCCGTAAATGCCGCAATACTCTCAGGTGTGAAGCCTTCTAGAGAAATTGCTTTCGCCGCTGCAATGGCTTGTTCCAGATCTCCAGTGAATAGGTGATCTCCATTCGCGAAATGTAGTTTAGTTCCTCCCCAAGTAGCATGGTCAGATCCGTTGCCATTTCCGCCGTCTGTAACGACTAGTTTCAGCTCTTTTGCTCCGTTAATACCCAATTCGATGAATTTCTGCGGATCTCTGGAGCCCATAACGCCACTATCGAATTTCTTCTCTCCATCCACAAACACTTCAAAGCTCACCGAACCGACCGTACCATACATTTGTCGATCTACACCCACATAGGAAGTGAAGTAGTCCGCGTTCTTATCGCTTAGATCGTATACAATCGTCGAGTTGGAGTGCGCTCCAATCCCTCTTTCGTAGGACACTACTTGATTGCTCTCATCGGTTAATCTCAGCGTATTAGCACTAATAGATTTGTCCTTCAAAGGCGCAGTATAGCTGTTCTGAGTAGAATTCCAGTCGTAGTCCGTCAGATACGTAAAGTCCGTCATGTCTACTACGGCAATGGTTCTAGTCTTCGTGGTCGTATTTCCATCACTATCGGTTACAGTATAAGTGATCGGATACTTTCCAGCTCTATTGAATTTAACTTGATCTTGTCCTGAGACCTTCACTTGAGCCGTCAGGTCACCATCTTCCGAATCTATAGCCGAATAACTTTCATTAATATCAATCGCTTGGCCCACTTTGGTAGATACTGATTTAGCTATGGTAAGCTCTGGTGTACTGTTCAGAATCATAAACTTTGCATCCGCGAAATCGCCGTGATCTGAAGCATTTCCGTTGCCTGCATTATCTAACACCAATTTCAGTTCACTTACACCCTTCACAGGGATTTGAGCTAGTTTAGCTTCCGTGCCAAATTTCATCAGTCCGCTATTATACACTTCTACCCCATCGGCGAAAATTTTGAAGATCACACTGGAGTTGTTTTGCTCTGGGATATTTCTATCAACCCCTACATATGTTTCAAAATATTCGAAATTAGCACCCGCCAGATTATACACGATCTCGGAGTTAGCATGCGTTCCTAAACCCTTAGCGAACTCTTTGGTTACGCCATTTACAAGTAGTTTAATCGGATTGTTAGAGCTTGCCTTATCCTTACGAACAACATTGTAATCCGTTCTTGCCGACTGCCAAGCTATATCACTCAGATATTTACTAGCGCTGTATACAACGATCGTTCTGGTCTGTACCGCTGTATTGCCATCACGATCTGTAACTGACAGTTCTACGTTGTAAGTGCCTGTTTTACTTGAAGTGAACCCGTTCTTTTTTACTTCAACCGCTTCAATCAAATTACCATCTTCCGTATCAACGGCAGTAACATCGGTCAAAACATCAAATTCACTGTTCAATTTCACGAAGGTTGTCTCTTCCGGCACTGTGATGGTCGGCTTGCTTGAAGTATTCGTAAACTTTGCATCCGCCCATACCGTATGGTCTGAAGCATTGCCATCTGTAGCATCTGTGGTAACCAGCTTTACTTCGCGCGCGTCAGTCACTGGTATTTTTACAAATTCATGCTCTGTACCTGCCTGGAAAACATCACTCGAGAATTTCTTCTCTCCATCTATATACACTTCAAAGGTTGCAGAGGATGGTTTTCCTTTCATCGCTTGATCAATTCCGATGTAGCTTTCAAAGAAATCATAACCTTTACCCTCAATATCATAAACAACCTCAGAGTTCGCATGTACACCGATTCCCTTGGTATAGGTCGCAGCTAACCCTTGTCGAACAAGGGTTATGACTCCACCAGAGACGGCTTTGTCTTTCTTTAATTCACCCCAGCCAACAACGACTGACTTGGCATTAAGATCCGAAAGATAAGCATAGTCACTCGTTACCGTAACCTGTGTGGTCTTGGTTTCTGTAACCCCTTCGTTCTTCACTTCATATACCACTTCGTAGTCACCTTTTTGCGTTACATCGACGGTATTCGCTTTCAGGGTGACATTAGCAGTAATATCATTCCCTTGATAGTTAGTCGCTTTTACATAGTTCATCGGATCAAAGGGTTGATTTAGCTTTAACGTAATTTGATCTTCAACAGACAGCGCTGGCTTAAAGGCTTTAACCTGTACTGGCTTCAGTGGGTTCAGCTTCTTATCATAGCCAACAATCTTGTACGTATAATTGATGCTGCTGTCTACACTCTTGTCCACGAACTGATCAGTGCCTGTAAACCCTACTAACTTATCGTCTCTATACACTTCATATCCTAAGAAATCTTTCTTAAGATCCTTATTCATACTGAAGCTTAAGGTGTTTGATTTAGCAGTAGCGTTAGGCGTGATATTAACCTTAATCGCAACATTCTTATCTGCTATTCCTGTTCCCTCATAATGAACCACTGAATTGTTTAAATACCATAGCTTTTTCGGTGCTGGGTATTTAGCTAATTTCTCTTTCGTTTCAGGATTCACAGTGAAGCCATGTCTGGCAAAATAGCTACTTAAGTCTAACCCCAGCACTTCAGAGGAGAACTCCACCAAATACTGCTGCTTGGAATTGTCACCGTTCGGAAGGGAGACCTTCCGCTCGCGGTACATCCTTGTCAATTCTGTCCAGTATCCCGGATGCGCCAACTCCAACTGCCAATAGGCTCCCAGCTGAGCAAATAAGCCCTGCTGATTCATAACCACTTTATTTTCTTGGATCACATATTTATAAATATCACTTTCAAAAGGAATACGAGTATCCATCGAGTCCGCATGGACTGACATCAGCATAGACACCATATTATTGGTTACTTCGCCATATTCTCGTTCACCCATAGCCAAGCGATGCCCAATTTCATGATTCAATCCCCAGCCTGGATAGACTTTGTTAAAATCACCTAACATTGTCCCCACGGTTCCAAGTTGGATCCCTGTATGATCTCCCGCTGCATACATCGCACCATAAGGCTGCATCAATCGAATATTCTCACGAATTAGCTTGGCATCATGAATCACACTACTGCCATCCAAGCCATAGAAGTCAAAGATCGTCTTCATCCAAGTATCATAGCCGGTTACGGTGCCCAGCGGATCATTTCCTTCTGTAATAAACTTGTTATAAGCTTCTGTCGCAGTTCCTGTGAAAATAACATGCTCGCTGACCATTTCCACCACATCGATGAGCTTGCGATCTTGAACATTCGGATGCGCAGCTTTATCTTCATCTAATTTTTGCTTGTAGGTGGTTAGGAAGGCTTTAAATTGTTCAGGATCCATGGTCTTGGTCATCATAGGGATCTTTGTGAACCCTTCGAATCGGATCAGTGGTGCCTTCCCTTGTTCCTCAGCTGTATAGGGATTGACGATATACACTGTACCGCCCTTAGTCACTTCATGTGCATAATAACTATTCGTCGCAAATTCAGGAACGGTTATTGTGTTTTTACCTGGACGCAATTTCACGCTGCTAGCCCAAACGTTCCAAGCCGCCTCTTGTTGGGAAAATACTAAAGAAGGCAATTTATCGCTCGAAGCAGCATCTACATACACATTGATCGTATCTCCAGGCATTGCAACGAGCCCCGTAGGCTGGTTGTTCGTACCGAAACCAATTCTCAGGTTTTCTTGCGCATGCTTTTTCATATCACCACGTTGTTCGGCCTCAATAATGGTGCCTTCGGTTTGAACCTCTCCATTCACTAGCTTCTTAGCCAAATCCAAAGAATCTTTAAGGATGGGATAGAGCGGATGTACTTTTGCCGCTTCTTCTAATTGATTGATCGCTTCGACGCTATTATAAGCAGGAACAACCGCACTCATCGTTCCATCTGTAAACAAGCTTTTCATCTTAGCGGATACGGTATCCTCTTTATAAAAAGAAAATTCAGCCGCACTCGCCCAATCTTGGTTAGCTTTTTTGAAGACAAATTTAAGTCTCTTGAAGGCTGTGGGTGCAAACTGAATCTCTACAACGTCACCTGCTCCGCCTTTATATTCTCCAGAGGATACTAGCGTATAATCTCCTGCATCCGTAGTTGAGCCATAAATATCAAATTCCTGAGCAAACCCCTTCCCCTTTGCACTGGATTGTCTTGCAGCGTATACGATTCTATTTAATTCAGTGGACTCATTGAAAACAAAGACAACCTCATTCGTGAACGTTGAACTGTTCGGTTT contains the following coding sequences:
- a CDS encoding AAA family ATPase, which translates into the protein MFELPGYQTLDLIETTSDIRLYRLLRQEDGLRVIAKTTAGEYPGSTMVDAFRYEYDMLKQLSGRGAIEAYSLEITPDRPVLLLKDMEGRTLDQILRTPDSLELPVLLRIAIAVADCLMQIHREKITLNELTPAHLIVNPITFETKFIDIRMCSTENDTSPLSPLSGRPDALLPYISPEQTGRTGLNPDYRSDFYSLGVIMYECLSGRRPFELHDVVDIVYRHLADTPEPLHRRFPAIPLSVSDIVGKCMEKMPDARYASAFGIKSDLEECLSHLQQYGYIEPFLLGSWDVPERWMVSERFYGRHFEKLSLREALKRASQGAVKTVWLSGESGIGKTTFIKETLRNSISLDGFFARGEFESLHTSLPYGIWHQVIEELVSQLLMETKLQVEVWKLRILEAVDIYGQLLIELVPKLELLIGPQPSVPPLPPLEAQHRFQLIMSRFIQLFPHEDHPLILILDNLQWADETSLQYLTSLIEDTATSHMLIVLSYRDREITRLHPLSRLEKHLIDRNVVISRISLQALELTDLKQLLLDVMRYEAADLDKLARVLLHKTDGNPLFIKQFLQDLIDDQRVEFDEDIRSWKWDLQRITELNVPDNAAAYLSSKLQQFPDQTVYALSRAALLGSIFDVGTLVEITEIPAETLTEALAVAVNGRLLQPVNGEEYTHFKFQHNHIHRAAYALVPEEERPELHWRIGSLLLDRNPVSEGTVLFEAVHHLNQALAWIDRPEQRLQLVELNLRAGISAKQSTAHETSLQYMLKATALLEERSWEAHYELTFRVFRERAELEYLCSHFDKANELFHLLIHKAATNTDKAYIYAMKVQLEASNDNHEEVISLGRHTLSLLKVSHQFNPSYVQLTLQWLRLRRRLQKVSLESLNLLPPMTDEARRVAMSTLDHTSNACFYVNREGWLASSFTMIELTLDYGMTPEASIGFIGYAMFQYYYFRNDEETFKWAMLACSLSEPYPKVHMTTLASFALCYDSWRHYDPAMLLMFTEKAGKVGLESGDLWKGNQNVLINCASLLQFGHPLGDIYDRLIIHSGDLLRHNNSLHCKQAIIAVAILVRLTGYRSVDDPFNIAEISEPDFAQSVHGDTFDFIQELVWIYQYLTGYVFGEYRKASEALAKSAAIIKSREDGLDSPMQTMYECLVWAQLYEEYNAGEQRIYRAKMHSCLKKMKKLARRCPVNYEHKYLLMKAELTRLSRDPRQAEALYEQSIEVARINGHIHDLAMVAECYGKYGLRHGKLHLARIYMTEAYEAYLQWGAKAKAADLEQQHSNLLHIKREPGLDRVDSLSVVMSAQALSGEMEMSRLLGTLMRIMLHNAGAEYGAVIFDHEGRWMVEAHGTSEALHIESVPLGEESDLVPAAIIAYAARTQEQVVLHDALSEGIFARNAYVRKNRLKSVLCLPIMNQNKLVCLLYLENNLSPGVFTPSRLDVLKLLGSQCAISIANAKLYSGIQYLKKNLEDQVTERTRDLERSMRETSAALAEATVYEERNRIAQEIHDIVGHTLTSTILQIEAGKRLLQKKDIDSGVQRLVEAQDLVRHSLNEIRGSVHMLKEDKYSDLTVMLKQLIRDTERNAGVVVHAIIYDLPEAMSTAYKKAIYHALQEGLTNGIRHGKSTEFHFSLESVGANLQFRLKDRGSGDSHIVMGFGLRTMKERVEQLGGSLSIDSEMNEGCLLEIDLPMRRVGNRK
- a CDS encoding response regulator transcription factor — its product is MKIVIVDDHPLVRRGLASVISMQPNLQFAGEATNGREALDVIKETKPDIVLIDLKLVDESGLDVIKTARAHGIVSKFILLTSSASREDFLRAEEVLVDGYVLKEALPEELLFAIQLVHKGRKYYDPGLMEEKMRINGSSSTDELTPKEKEVLIELGQGACNREIASRLFISEFTVKKHVSQILAKLQVNDRTQAALYANAIGLTKYEMSYE
- a CDS encoding LemA family protein, with product MNQMAQLFQPIQSNTLEVMQMLGIGLIIVVIIGVYLMAAYTRLVSMRNRVKESFATIEVYLQNRFEALTEVAKMVISYATHEQETLAIVHRMREGLRDHHFPVEKLTRYVEMEKYLHSINIQADYYPELKASDRYIKLQQSINILEENLSASRRFYNENVTSYNTMISTFPNLLLAGAVGFKSEILLKMEGAKRADVHWTVS
- a CDS encoding sulfatase-like hydrolase/transferase produces the protein MSSAAESSRYLERPNFLVLLVDEERYAPIYENPEIREWRRQNLVTQQLLKSHSLEFHRHYIGTTACCPSRATLFTGHYPSLHGVSQTVGIAKESFDSNMFWLDRNTVPTMGDYFREAGYQTHYKGKWHISNEDIIIPGTHDSLPSYHSVTGVPDRHLEEIYLRANRLDNFGFSGWVGPDPIGKNPRNSASSAAIGLSGRDKVYGAETVQLIQALDRQKNQNKNTPPWLLVSSLVNPHDIVLYGALTAHLPNFRFEVEPMPAVAPSPTQNESLATKPRCQASYRDLYPKALQPIIDQPFYRQLYYQLQKNADQQMLKVFEALTRSSFYDNTIVIFTSDHGDLLGAHGDLHQKWYSAYEEFLHVPFLIHNIHLFPQSQNIHALTSHVDLIPTMLGLANVNITDIQSRMQNRFSDARPFVGRNLAPQILGHSPSAIADTPVYFMTDDDVTRGQHQTNPLGQPYSSVVQPNHIETVLTYIHRNGRKELWKFSRYFDNPQFWSQPGVQDVTLQPVEGSTGEFTTRVKTEPVPEEFELYNLTEDPLETYNLAHPTLATQQSRSIQQWMNRLLAEQRSQKRLTPTQTATK